Below is a window of Streptomyces sp. ITFR-16 DNA.
GCCGCACCCACGAGATCAGCCGGCTCATCGGCCGCTCCCTGCGCGCCGTCATCGACTACAAGGCCCTCGGCGAGAACACCGTCGTCCTGGACTGCGACGTCCTCCAGGCCGACGGCGGCACCCGCACCGCCGCCATCACCGGCGCCTACGTCGCCCTCGCCGACGCGATCACCTGGGCCCAGGGCAAGAAGATCGTCAAGCACGGCCGCAAGCCGCTGACCGGCACGGTCTCCGCGATCAGCGTCGGCATCGTCGACGGCACCCCGCTCCTCGACCTCTGCTACGAGGAGGACGTCCGCGCCGAGACCGACATGAACGTCGTCTGCACCGGCGACGGCCGCTTCGTCGAGGTCCAGGGCACCGCCGAGGCCACGCCCTTCGACCGCACCGAGCTCAACGCCCTCCTCGACCTCGCCACCGCCGGCTGCGTCGACCTCACGCGCTTCCAGACCGACGCACTGGCCCGCACCCTCG
It encodes the following:
- the rph gene encoding ribonuclease PH; this translates as MSRIDGRTPDQLRPVTIERGWSKHAEGSVLISFGDTKVFCTASVTEGVPRWRKGSGEGWVTAEYSMLPRSTNTRGDRESVRGKIGGRTHEISRLIGRSLRAVIDYKALGENTVVLDCDVLQADGGTRTAAITGAYVALADAITWAQGKKIVKHGRKPLTGTVSAISVGIVDGTPLLDLCYEEDVRAETDMNVVCTGDGRFVEVQGTAEATPFDRTELNALLDLATAGCVDLTRFQTDALARTLGE